The following coding sequences lie in one Spinacia oleracea cultivar Varoflay chromosome 1, BTI_SOV_V1, whole genome shotgun sequence genomic window:
- the LOC110801611 gene encoding protein ABA DEFICIENT 4, chloroplastic isoform X1, with protein sequence MALSSCFAYHPQISSKIDCSVLVDKNHHQVGLSPSLVLSVQGVRNGIFSQKVPKLRAEIMHGCCFLGGLRIDIRPTVNESNFSRRNSGVCYSWLSNTQVASSAFTLGTAAVLPFYTLMIVAPKAELTKKTMKSSIPYVVLGLLYAYLLYLSWTPETIRLMFASKYWLPELQGIAKMFSSEMTLASAWIHLLVVDLFAARNVYQDGLEKEVETRHSVSMCLLFCPVGILSHLITTALTRPSDKTRHSDTII encoded by the exons ATGGCTTTATCTTCATGCTTTGCCTATCATCCCCAGATCTCTTCCAAG ATTGATTGCAGCGTTCTAGTAGATAAAAACCATCATCAGGTGGGTTTAAGTCCGAGTTTAGTTCTATCTGTTCAAGGTGTGAGAAATGGAATATTTAGCCAGAAAGTGCCTAAGCTCAGAGCGGAGATAATGCACGGTTGTTGTTTCCTTGGAGGTCTTAGAATTGATATTAGACCGACAGTAAACGAATCCAATTTTTCGCGTAGGAATTCTGGAGTATGTTATTCTT GGTTGTCGAATACTCAAGTTGCTAGCAGTGCATTTACATTAGGAACAGCTGCTGTCCTCCCATTTTACACTCTCATGATCGTTGCTCCGAAAGCTGAACTT ACTAAAAAGACTATGAAAAGTAGCATACCATATGTTGTGCTAGGGCTTCTGTACGCATATCTTTTGTACCTTTCTTGGACGCCTGAAACCATACGCTTGATGTTTGCGAGTAAATACTGGTTACCTGAG CTTCAAGGTATAGCGAAAATGTTTTCCAGTGAGATGACTTTAGCATCTGCATGGATTCATCTGCTGGTAGTGGACCTCTTTGCTGCTAG GAATGTTTATCAAGATGGTCTGGAGAAGGAAGTCGAGACCCGGCATTCAGTCTCAATGTGCTTGCTATTCTGTCCTGTAGGAATTCTAAGTCATCTCATCACCACGGCGCTGACCAGACCTTCTGACAAAACTCGACATAGCGATACTATTATCTAA
- the LOC110801611 gene encoding protein ABA DEFICIENT 4, chloroplastic isoform X2 — MALSSCFAYHPQISSKIDCSVLVDKNHHQVGLSPSLVLSVQGVRNGIFSQKVPKLRAEIMHGCCFLGGLRIDIRPTVNESNFSRRNSGVCYSWLSNTQVASSAFTLGTAAVLPFYTLMIVAPKAELTKKTMKSSIPYVVLGLLYAYLLYLSWTPETIRLMFASKYWLPELQGIAKMFSSEMTLASAWIHLLECLSRWSGEGSRDPAFSLNVLAILSCRNSKSSHHHGADQTF; from the exons ATGGCTTTATCTTCATGCTTTGCCTATCATCCCCAGATCTCTTCCAAG ATTGATTGCAGCGTTCTAGTAGATAAAAACCATCATCAGGTGGGTTTAAGTCCGAGTTTAGTTCTATCTGTTCAAGGTGTGAGAAATGGAATATTTAGCCAGAAAGTGCCTAAGCTCAGAGCGGAGATAATGCACGGTTGTTGTTTCCTTGGAGGTCTTAGAATTGATATTAGACCGACAGTAAACGAATCCAATTTTTCGCGTAGGAATTCTGGAGTATGTTATTCTT GGTTGTCGAATACTCAAGTTGCTAGCAGTGCATTTACATTAGGAACAGCTGCTGTCCTCCCATTTTACACTCTCATGATCGTTGCTCCGAAAGCTGAACTT ACTAAAAAGACTATGAAAAGTAGCATACCATATGTTGTGCTAGGGCTTCTGTACGCATATCTTTTGTACCTTTCTTGGACGCCTGAAACCATACGCTTGATGTTTGCGAGTAAATACTGGTTACCTGAG CTTCAAGGTATAGCGAAAATGTTTTCCAGTGAGATGACTTTAGCATCTGCATGGATTCATCTGCTG GAATGTTTATCAAGATGGTCTGGAGAAGGAAGTCGAGACCCGGCATTCAGTCTCAATGTGCTTGCTATTCTGTCCTGTAGGAATTCTAAGTCATCTCATCACCACGGCGCTGACCAGACCTTCTGA
- the LOC110801610 gene encoding uncharacterized protein, with protein sequence MMSPKPTSEDRHPVYSRQTPLRIIHFTGNFMRIWSIYSMYHYLSQSESSVVLYIFSCLVPSSIIFLALQKPWRGRALSNAQIVPSLINGAITALYFILWVKGVKACGPLRAILAEYSGAVLGVLSAVLYGRRGHIWKKVGGLVAMLASLYFLSQGWAMATYSPFSFREITDSDAQKEKVLGMREMAVPMLAGILSAFRRVISRRISIKNQLKRRLHAITIASATCFMFPVAMWDAILGTTPDSNKDFPFSAWPYMSTILFGVILISYIENIAEERLHMVFSSPKHLMAAGGCIILLEILYKMDFSLAGFIICCAVLGFGIYEATSLERPRRDSNHTLEPSENLFEDEIQMSSLPT encoded by the exons ATGATGTCTCCTAAACCAACTTCTGAGGATCGTCACCCAGTTTATTCAAG GCAAACACCTCTTAGAATCATACATTTCACTGGCAACTTTATGCGAATATGGTCAATCTATTCCATGTACCATTACTTATCTCAATCAGAATCTTCAGTAGTGCTGTATATATTCAGTTGTCTGGTTCCGTCATCCATCATCTTTTTAGCTTTGCAAAAACCTTGGAGAGGAAGGGCACTTTCCAATGCTCAG ATTGTTCCTTCGTTGATAAATGGAGCTATAACAGCTTTGTATTTCATCCTTTGGGTGAAAGGGGTCAAAGCATGTGGCCCTCTTCG AGCAATTCTTGCAGAGTATTCAGGCGCTGTACTTGGAGTGTTATCTGCAGTTCTGTATGGGCGTAGGGGTCATATCTGGAAAAAG GTTGGTGGACTAGTAGCAATGCTAGCTTCCCTCTACTTCTTATCTCAGGGATGGGCCATGGCTACTTATTCTCCTTTTT CATTCAGAGAGATCACGGATTCTGATGCTCAAAAGGAAAAGGTATTAGGAATGAGAGAAATGGCAGTTCCTATGCTGGCAGGAATATTATCTGCTTTCAGAAGAGTGATTTCACGGCGTATTTCAATAAAG AATCAGCTTAAGAGGCGTCTTCATGCCATTACAATTGCTTCTGCTACATGCTTCATGTTTCCAGTAGCCATGTGGGATGCAATATTG GGGACAACTCCTGATAGCAACAAGGATTTTCCTTTTTCCGCGTGGCCTTACATGAGCACCATCCTTTTTGGAGTTATATTGATATCCTATATTGAGAATATTGCAGAAGAGAG GTTGCACATGGTGTTCTCATCTCCTAAACACCTTATGGCAGCTGGAGGATGTATAATTTTATTGGAGATTTTGTACAAAATGGACTTCTCTCTAGCAGGATTCATTATTTGCTGTGcagttttgggttttg GTATATACGAAGCAACTTCTTTGGAACGTCCGAGGCGAGATTCTAATCATACTTTAGAACCTTCAGAGAATTTATTCGAGGACGAGATTCAGATGTCATCACTGCCAACTTGA
- the LOC110801642 gene encoding uncharacterized protein — translation MNQTPRLLDNSKFPTPVSHTPEGFAFAYAFFNSSYFRIKMAAIVYLPSLSLSKTIPPSTRITVKPLAILNSTRNKMGVQYELKEGQNRQFHELSSGLKMEVISQKRKKRKGGEEEERESPPLVFIHGSFHGAWCWAEHWLPFFSHQGFDCFSLSLLAQGESDAPADKVAGTLQTHAADIAHFIKKELTSPAVLVGHSFGGLIVQYYISSIGNKEMLDMRNPHPDLAGAVLVCSVPPSGNSGLVWRYLFSKPIAAFKVTRSLAAKAFQTDLPLCRETFFSEQMDDSLVLRYQKLMKESSRLPLFDLKKLNASLPVPSVPESSVRVLVVGAKDDFIVDAKGLDETGKFYGVSPVCVEGVAHDMMLDCSWDKGADVILSWLRSLSPL, via the exons ATGAACCAGACGCCCAGACTTCTTGATAATTCCAAGTTTCCAACTCCAGTTTCTCACACTCCAGAAGGCTTCGCCTTCGCTTACGCCTTTTTCAACTCCTCTTACTTTCGCATAAAAATGGCGGCTATAGTCTACCTcccttcactttctctctccaaaaccATTCCACCCTCCACTAGAATAACAGTAAAACCACTAGCAATTCTCAACTCAACTAGGAACAAAATGGGAGTGCAATACGAGCTAAAGGAAGGTCAGAATCGTCAGTTTCACGAGCTCTCGTCTGGGTTAAAAATGGAGGTAATTTCCcagaaaaggaagaaaagaaaagggggtgaagaggaggagagagaaagtccgCCACTAGTTTTTATCCATGGCAGCTTCCATGGTGCTTGGTGTTGGGCTGAACATTGGTTGCCTTTCTTTTCTCATCAGGGGTTTGACTGTTTTTCCCTCAGCTTGTTAGCTCAG GGTGAAAGTGATGCTCCTGCTGATAAGGTTGCTGGTACGCTCCAG ACACATGCAGCTGATATTGCACATTTTATCAAGAAAGAACTTACATCTCCTGCTGTTTTGGTCGGACATTCTTTTGGAGGTCTTATCGTTCAATATTACATATCAAGCATAGGAAACAAGGAAATGTTAG ATATGAGAAATCCGCACCCAGATCTTGCAGGAGCCGTACTTGTTTGCTCTGTGCCACCATCGGGTAACAG TGGCTTAGTGTGGAGATATCTCTTCTCCAAACCAATTGCTGCTTTCAAG GTAACTCGCAGCTTAGCAGCAAAAGCTTTTCAGACTGATTTGCCGCTTTGCAGGGAAACATTCTTCTCCGAGCAGATGGATGACAGCCTAGTCCTAAG GTATCAAAAGCTGATGAAAGAGAGTTCAAGACTGCCATTGTTTGACCTGAAGAAGCTAAATGCTTCCCTTCCTGTACCTTCAGTGCCTGAGTCTTCTGTTAGAGTTCTCGTTGTGGGTGCTAAAGATGACTTCATAGTG gatGCAAAAGGACTTGATGAAACGGGCAAGTTCTATGGTGTCTCTCCAGTTTGTGTTGAGGGAGTTGCCCATGACATGATGCTGGACTGTTCGTGGGACAAAGGTGCCGATGTTATTCTTTCCTGGTTAAGGAGTCTCAGCCCTTTGTGA
- the LOC110801623 gene encoding 40S ribosomal protein S7 — protein sequence MFTASRKIQKERGVDPTDLEENLAQAIFELETNNKDMGNELKDLFINSAAQVDISNNKKAIVVHVPYRLRKAFRKIHNRLVRELEKKFSGKDVVFIATRRIVRPPKKGSAAKRPRSRTLTSVHENILEDLVQPAEIVGKRCRYRLDGSKILKVYLDPKAKNDTEYKLETFSGVYRKLCGKDVVFEYPATEA from the exons ATGTTTACTGCTTCGAGGAAGATTCAAAAAGAAAGGGGTGTTGACCCAACTGACCTTGAGGAGAATCTTGCTCAG GcaatatttgaacttgagaccAACAACAAGGATATGGGAAATGAGTTGAAGGATCTGTTTATCAACTCTGCTGC CCAGGTTGACATTTCAAACAACAAGAAGGCTATTGTTGTCCATGTCCCATACAGATTGAGAAAAGCTTTCCGCAAAATTCACAACCGTTTGGTCAGGGAGCTAGAGAAGAAGTTCAGTGGCAAG GATGTTGTCTTCATTGCCACCAGGAGGATCGTGAGACCCCCAAAGAAGGGTTCCGCAGCCAAGCGTCCCAGATCCCGTACTCTCACCTCAGTCCATGAGAACATTCTTGAGGATCTTGTGCAGCCTGCTGAGATTGTTGGCAAACGTTGCAGATACCGTCTCGATGGCTCCAAGATCTTGAAG GTATACTTGGATCCCAAAGCCAAGAACGACACAGAGTACAAGCTAGAGACCTTTTCTGGTGTCTACAGGAAGCTTTGCGGGAAGGATGTAGTTTTTGAATACCCTGCTACAGAGGCTTAA